A part of Primulina eburnea isolate SZY01 chromosome 10, ASM2296580v1, whole genome shotgun sequence genomic DNA contains:
- the LOC140842399 gene encoding DDT domain-containing protein PTM-like, which yields MESELVAPPPPKRRGRKRKIIDVQDVTVDCEGKKVLQTRSLKFVGRYVLKEFQGSGLFLGKIVSYASGLYRISYEDGDCEDLNSGELRSCLVDDGDLIGKWPERKEKLDSLLSKEVYPKSLKVESMVTECAVQVDLLLPAESRNDEAGNYEVEEVLPDADVDADADSSSDSCENARDQDSILDMEVPFVPPPELPASSGHIGVPEEYVSQLLSVYALLRSFSVQLFLYPFGLDEFVGALNCSVTNTLLDSVHVALMHVLRRHFERLSSEGSELAQKCLRCLDWSLLDALTWPVYLVHYLLVMGYTNGPDWKDFHTHSLERDYYTLSAGRKLIVLQILCDSVLDSEELRSEMDAREEAEVGIDVDRSAVFASTGVPRRVHPRYSKTSTCNDGQVSQGITEHHEIQSFISHSMGSEVGEPVGSFTDKDGNGDECRLCGMDGFLLCCDGCPSSFHSRCLGLNKMHIAEGSWYCPECKINSTEPKLSRGVDLRGGNICGIDPYKQVFVATCDHLLVLNASINSWTCLRYYNRHDIPKVLHALYSKAEHVNLYSEIRREIMHCWELPGIILPHYEVSETGLRLANGESSGECTAQSLNLLYKSVQDMNVVDNVGSCVTGISSADMANSDHMICVKKPVLCDNFLYMPKYDQPQTIDPTLFSGLTVQPADPCEFSQQSTSSVTETFTLATKNNNGSVIGNSLIGMSRTFRELDNNVDGNMYGRHGGCLYAGSSFNPADYINYYLHGDFAASAAANLAILSSEENQVPESRHLNNRRKGLTDSVSLQLKAFSLAATRFFWPNTEKKLVEIPRERCSWCFSCKAPVSSKRGCLLNAAVSNSIKGSIKVFSGVRPMNNGDGRLPGIATYILFMEESLRGLLVGPFLNDAFRMRWRKQVERASTCNAIKIILLELEENIRKIALSEDWIRLFDGISSQPSTSQVAVIVTGSTQKRRPGRRGRKPSTVVDVAVDDSQDEPSDFTWWRGGSLSKLVLQRGFLPRSVIRKAARKGCSKKIPGIYYLEGQETPKRTQQLVWRSAVEMSRSTAQLAHQVRCMDFHVRWNDLVRPEQVAYDGKGPETEASAFRNASVSDKKIVAHEIRYCVAFGNQKHLPSRVMKNITEIERTTNDGKERYWFSETRIPLYLIKEYEERTQKEKPVDELSKLQRKQLKALHKNIFAYLSLKRDNMEKDYCCSCNLDLLYRNAVQCNACQGFCHDQCASSSTVNVNEEVQFCITCKRCCETQVRSQVETSNGSPTSPLLLHGQDIRKAGTAKKGGKLAGYKGSSAPVRTVEHSSEVKSVNRSSHAKNSKIKNWGLIWGKKNCETASIDFRLKNILLRGNPHLDLIQPSCRLCNQPCNSDLMYIRCETCECWFHADALELQESKIFSLIGFKCCKCRRIRSPVCPYMDAEKKKALVDKIEQKQPSKEEISEMESDFGVIGEQYEEDLPAYSTLPTKAEISHSTADDPLLFSLSDVEQLTEDKAEVEYRWSNASVSVPGTRKLPVRRLVRQENQVDYPCPGDLFQVKSNVANSTEKLPFRRRIMQENNLDCNSSTSSFQFEASEKLEANGKSYMQESSPPQVEWIVSNDNFDDGITLDYDSLGCDDMDFEPQTYFSFNELLASDDVGHTNANESLEKATENWDRSFLSENGLLEISYDQDQEEPTLSVETLPCKICSHAEPYPDLSCQECGMWIHSHCSPWVELSSWENGWKCGHCREWR from the exons atggaatctgagttggtTGCGCCTCCGCCTCCAAAGCGAAGGGGAAGAAAAAGGAAGATAATTGATGTACAGGATGTGACCGTGGATTGTGAGGGCAAGAAGGTGTTGCAGACTAGGTCACTAAAATTTGTTGGTAGATATGTTCTGAAAGAGTTTCAGGGCAGTGGGTTGTTTTTGGGGAAAATTGTGTCGTATGCTTCAGGTCTGTATAGGATAAGCTACGAGGATGGGGATTGTGAGGATTTGAATAGTGGTGAACTTAGGTCTTGTTTGGTTGACGATGGTGATTTGATTGGTAAATGGCCCGAGAGGAAAGAGAAGTTGGACAGTTTGCTAAGTAAAGAAGTCTATCCAAAGTCTTTGAAAGTTGAAAGTATGGTGACAGAATGTGCTGTTCAGGTTGATTTATTGTTGCCAGCTGAATCCAGAAATGACGAAGCTGGTAATTATGAAGTAGAAGAGGTTCTCCCTGACGCCGACGTTGACGCCGATGCAGATTCGTCGAGTGATTCTTGTGAGAATGCACGAGATCAGGATTCTATTCTAGACATGGAAGTGCCATTTGTTCCACCACCTGAATTGCCTGCTTCCTCTGGGCACATTGGTGTTCCAGAGGAGTATGTTTCACAACTTCTCTCTGTGTACGCTTTACTTCGTTCCTTTAGTGTGCAACTGTTTCTTTACCCCTTTGGATTAGACGAATTTGTGGGGGCACTTAATTGTTCTGTTACAAATACATTGTTGGATTCTGTTCATGTTGCTCTAATGCATGTCCTGAGGCGCCATTTCGAGAGGCTCTCATCAGAGGGTTCTGAGCTTGCGCAAAAATGTCTCAG GTGCCTGGACTGGAGCTTGCTTGATGCGTTGACTTGGCCTGTATATTTGGTCCATTATCTGTTGGTGATGGGTTATACAAATGGACCTGACTGGAAAGATTTTCATACCCATTCACTGGAGAGAGATTATTACACATTGTCAGCTGGAAGGAAGTTAATAGTTTTGCAGATATTATGTGACAGTGTTTTGGATTCTGAAGAGCTAAGATCTGAAATGGATGCGCGTGAGGAAGCTGAAGTTGGAATAGACGTGGATAGAAGTGCGGTATTTGCTTCTACTGGCGTTCCTAGAAGAGTGCATCCTAGATACTCTAAAACCTCTACCTGCAACGACGGACAAGTATCACAAGGCATTACAGAACATCACGAGATACAGTCTTTTATCAGCCATTCAATGGGATCTGAAGTAGGTGAACCAGTGGGAAGTTTTACTGACAAGGATGGTAATGGTGATGAATGCCGTCTTTGTGGAATGGATGGATTTCTGCTCTGCTGTGATGGCTGCCCATCATCTTTCCACTCAAGATGCTTAGGACTGAACAAGATGCATATAGCAGAGGGCTCCTGGTACTGTCCTGAGTGTAAAATAAACTCAACTGAACCTAAACTTTCACGCGGAGTGGATTTGAGAGGAGGAAATATTTGTGGTATCGATCCATACAAACAAGTTTTTGTTGCTACATGCGATCATTTGCTCGT ATTGAACGCCTCAATTAACTCTTGGACCTGCCTTAGATACTACAATAGACATGACATTCCTAAAGTCCTCCATGCACTTTATTCAAAAGCAGAACATGTCAATTTGTATTCAGAAATACGCAGGGAGATAATGCATTGTTGGGAACTGCCAGGAATCATTTTACCACATTATGAGGTTTCTGAAACTGGCTTGCGGTTAGCAAATGGGGAAAGTAGTGGTGAATGTACTGCTCAGTCCCTTAATTTGTTGTATAAGTCAGTCCAGGACATGAATGTGGTTGATAATGTTGGAAGCTGCGTTACTGGTATTAGTTCAGCAGATATGGCTAACTCAGATCATATGATTTGCGTTAAAAAACCTGTTTTATGTGATAATTTTTTGTACATGCCTAAGTATGACCAGCCACAGACAATTGACCCGACTTTGTTCAGTGGTTTAACCGTCCAGCCTGCTGATCCTTGTGAGTTTAGTCAACAAAGCACTTCAAGTGTGACAGAAACTTTTACACTcgcaacaaaaaataataatggttCTGTGATTGGTAATTCTTTGATTGGAATGTCTCGTACTTTCCGGGAACTTGATAACAATGTTGATGGAAACATGTATGGAAGACATGGTGGTTGCTTATACGCGGGATCTTCATTCAACCCAGCTgattatataaattattatttacatGGAGATTTTGCTGCTTCTGCAGCTGCCAATTTGGCCATTCTTTCCTCCGAGGAAAATCAAGTTCCCGAGTCTCGCCACTTAAATAACCGTCGAAAGGGTTTGACTGACAGTGTTTCGCTTCAGCTGAAAGCATTCTCCTTGGCAGCTACGCGATTCTTCTGGCCAAACACCGAGAAAAAGCTTGTTGAAATCCCAAGAGAAAGGTGCAGCTGGTGCTTTTCTTGTAAGGCTCCAGTTTCAAGCAAGAGAGGATGCTTGTTAAATGCAGCCGTTTCAAATTCCATCAAAGGGTCTATCAAGGTGTTTTCTGGTGTTCGTCCTATGAACAACGGGGATGGGAGGCTTCCTGGTATAGCAACATATATATTGTTTATGGAGGAGAGCTTAAGAGGTCTTTTAGTTGGTCCCTTCCTTAATGATGCTTTTAGAATGCGATGGCGGAAACAAGTTGAACGGGCTTCCACTTGCAATGCAATAAAGATCATTTTACTTGAA CTTGAGGAAAATATACGTAAAATTGCACTTTCAGAAGATTGGATAAGGCTCTTTGATGGTATTTCGAGCCAACCTTCCACTTCTCAAGTGGCAGTGATTGTTACTGGATCAACTCAGAAGCGCAGACCAGGTAGGCGTGGTCGGAAACCCTCTACTGTGGTCGATGTTGCAGTTGATGATTCTCAGGATGAGCCATCTGACTTCACCTGGTGGCGAGGTGGTTCATTGTCGAAGCTTGTACTCCAGAGAGGGTTTCTTCCACGTTCAGTGATTAGAAAAGCAGCTCGGAAAG GTTGTTCAAAGAAAATACCTGGAATTTATTATCTAGAAGGGCAAGAAACTCCTAAAAGAACCCAGCAGCTTGTTTGGCGGTCAGCGGTTGAAATGAGCAGAAGCACAGCACAGCTTGCACATCAG GTCAGATGCATGGATTTTCATGTGAGGTGGAATGATCTTGTTCGTCCAGAACAGGTTGCCTATGACGGAAAAGGACCTGAGACAGAAGCTTCTGCTTTCAGAAATGCTTCCGTTAGTGATAAGAAAATTGTAGCGCATGAAATTAGATACTGTGTTGCTTTTGGTAATCAGAAGCACCTTCCATCTCGTGTCATGAAGAACATTACAGAAATCGAGCGAACGACAAATGATGGTAAGGAAAGATATTGGTTTTCAGAGACACGAATTCCGTTATATCTTATCAAAGAATATGAAGAAAGAACACAGAAAGAGAAGCCTGTGGATGAGTTATCCAAACTTCAGAGGAAGCAGTTGAAGGCTctccataaaaatatatttgcaTATCTCTCTCTGAAGCGAGATAACATGGAAAAAGATTATTGTTGTTCTTGCAATCTAGACCTCTTGTATAG GAATGCTGTCCAATGCAATGCATGCCAAG GTTTTTGTCACGATCAATGTGCTTCCAGTTCAACAGTTAATGTGAACGAGGAGGTTCAGTTTTGTATCACATGCAAGCGATGCTGTGAGACTCAGGTGCGCTCACAAGTTGAAACTAGCAATGGGTCGCCTACAAGTCCTTTGCTCCTTCATGGACAAGACATTAGAAAAGCTGGTACTGCCAAAAAAGGTGGAAAGTTAGCAGGATATAAAGGATCATCAGCACCTGTGAGAACtgtggagcattcttctgaggtTAAATCTGTCAATCGCTCTTCACATGCCAAGAACAGTAAAATTAAAAACTGGGGTTTGATATGGGGGAAGAAGAATTGTGAAACTGCAAGCATCGATTTCAGGTTGAAAAACATTCTTTTGAGAGGCAATCCACATCTGGATTTGATACAACCTTCCTGCCGGCTTTGCAATCAGCCATGCAACAGTGACCTAATGTACATTCGCTGTGAAACATGTGAAT GTTGGTTTCATGCTGATGCCTTAGAACTGCAGGAGTCTAAGATTTTTTCCTTGATTGGATTCAAATGCTGCAAGTGTCGGAGGATAAGATCTCCCGTGTGTCCATACATGGATGCTGAAAAAAAGAAGGCTTTGGTAGACAAAATAGAGCAAAAACAGCCTTCAAAGGAGGAGATTTCGGAGATGGAATCCGACTTTGGTGTGATAGGCGAGCAGTACGAGGAAGATCTGCCGGCTTATTCTACATTACCCACTAAGGCTGAAATTAGCCACTCAACAGCTGATGATCCTCTTCTATTTTCTCTTTCTGATGTTGAGCAATTAACTGAGGACAAGGCAGAAGTGGAATACAGATGGAGTAATGCCTCTGTATCTGTGCCTGGGACTCGGAAACTACCAGTCAGAAGACTTGTCAGACAAGAAAATCAAGTAGATTATCCTTGCCCTGGAGATCTGTTTCAGGTCAAATCAAATGTCGCAAACTCTACAGAAAAACTACCCTTCAGGAGACGAATAATGCAAGAAAACAACTTGGACTGTAACTCCTCTACCAGTTCCTTTCAGTTTGAAGCATCCGAAAAGTTGGAAGCAAATGGTAAGAGCTATATGCAGGAATCATCACCCCCTCAAGTTGAATGGATTGTTTCTAATGATAACTTCGATGATGGTATAACTTTGGACTACGATTCCCTTGGATGTGACGATATGGACTTCGAACCTCAGACCTACTTCTCTTTCAATGAGTTGCTTGCATCTGATGACGTTGGTCACACAAATGCCAATGAATCCCTGGAAAAAGCTACAGAAAATTGGGATAGGTCTTTCCTTTCAGAAAATGGATTGCTCGAAATATCTTAtgatcaggatcaggaagaaCCGACCTTATCCGTAGAAACACTTCCTTGTAAGATTTGTTCTCATGCCGAACCATATCCTGATCTTTCTTGCCAGGAATGTGGTATGTGGATACACAGCCATTGTTCGCCCTGGGTTGAGTTGTCATCTTGGGAGAACGGCTGGAAGTGTGGCCATTGCCGTGAGTGGAGGTAG
- the LOC140803560 gene encoding outer envelope pore protein 16-3, chloroplastic/mitochondrial-like: MDPRKHMRTEDGGTIIMKSMEGATHFLVPGILWGLLDAEQMNSPGLIRTLKITGRRGLLCAATGGLYVGAWQLLEKYRMKRDIINEVGSGFVVGAAFTGLMNRSISMGITGGITFATAVVFIDRLISPR; encoded by the exons ATGGATCCTAGGAAACACATGCGAACTGAAGACGGAGGGACTATTATAATGAAATCGATGGAGGGGGCAACCCACTTTCTAGTTCCTGGAATTTTATGGGGTCTCTTGGATGCTGAACAGATGAATTCTCCTGGTCTGATTCGCACATTGAAGATAACTGGAAGAAGAGGGTTGTTGTGTGCTGCAACGGGTGGACTCTATGTTGGGGCGTGGCAGTTACTCGAGAAATACAGGATGAAAAGAGACATTATTAATGAAGTAGGAAGTGGATTTGTGGTTGGTGCTGCTTTTACCGGTTTGATGA ACAGGAGCATTTCAATGGGAATAACTGGAGGAATTACATTTGCTACGGCTGTTGTTTTCATCGATAGGCTGATATCTCCAAGATAG
- the LOC140803220 gene encoding uncharacterized protein: MTKSRRYLWRRFLPDNNSVSRFISRQFKLQTCDTGYSWKYVTLEQRQWYWEQFCLRYRWSEAIDAQVRALWTHNIAIIYRRTIHGWRSKNRYPQSVPQERWASWNAAWQQEDWQSRAAKNKANRNSEPAGTGTGTSKHIVGAKTYSAHGQDLRDRHGRDPTSWELYVHTHRHADGSFVDTRSCMIHEEMERFMAESVTPFDGSEPEVPSPQSVNDMFKSVVGGKKKGRMYGCGSMANTFYPDEMAPGRRGGSSGVDRSSDSQEMADIRQALDRSLHRNDELCDTVQTISAENVMLRDRMTSLEEQVRVLVAGMSQAATGHTSGTRASVPDTSHRGRSRARGASVGQSSRRYKFSQTYIPPTQGYGEDDDDEDDDDEDDDDETQSP; the protein is encoded by the exons ATGACGAAAAGCCGTCGTTATTTGTGGCGACG ATTTCTCCCAGATAATAACAGTGTCTCGAGATTCATATCACGACAGTTCAAACTTCAGACATGTGACACCGGCTATTCGTGGAAATACGTGACACTTGAGCAGCGCCAGTGGTACTGGGAGCAGTTTTGC TTGAGGTATAGATGGTCGGAGGCCATTGACGCTCAGGTACGGGCGTTGTGGACCCATAACATTGCCATCATATACCGACGGACCATTCATGGCTGGAGGAGCAAGAACAGGTATCCACAGTCGGTCCCGCAGGAGAGATGGGCTTCTTGGAATGCTGCATGGCAGCAGGAGGATTGGCAGAGCAGAGCCGCGAAAAACAAGGCGAATAGGAACAGCGAGCCTGCAGGGACTGGTACAGGGACGTCGAAGCACATTGTAGGTGCGAAGACGTACAGCGCGCACGGGCAGGATCTG cgagACCGTCATGGCAGAGATCCAACTTCATGGGAGTTATACGTTCACACACATCGACATGCAGATGGATCTTTCGTCGACACACGATCCTGCATGATCCAC GAGGAGATGGAGCGGTTCATGGCTGAGTCGGTCACTCCCTTCGATGGATCAGAGCCTGAAGTCCCCAGCCCGCAGTCGGTAAACGACATGTTCAAGAGTGTGGTTGGGGGGaagaagaaggggaggatgTACGGGTGTGGGTCCATGGCCAACACCTTCTATCCCGACGAGATGGCTCCGGGGCGACGTGGTGGGTCGTCGGGTGTCGATCGATCGTCCGATTCTCAGGAGATGGCAGACATTCGCCAGGCTCTAGACCGGTCGTTACATCGTAACGATGAGCTTTGCGATACGGTGCAGACTATATCGGCGGAGAACGTCATGCTGAGAGATCGCATGACGTCACTAGAGGAGCAGGTCCGAGTCCTAGTTGCAGGCATGTCACAGGCAGCTACTGGGCATACGTCAGGAACTCGGGCGTCTGTACCCGACACTTCTCACAGGGGTCGATCCCGAGCCCGTGGCGCGTCAGTTGGTCAGTCTTCTCGTAGGTACAAATTTTCACAGACTTATATTCCTCCGACGCAGGGGTACGGGGAAGACGACGACGACGAAGACGACGACGACGAAGACGACGACGACGAGACGCAGTCACCTTAG